From Paenibacillus sp. PK3_47, the proteins below share one genomic window:
- a CDS encoding M67 family metallopeptidase: protein MTAHHGEVQPIRLSVSVQHMLGKHLLTSYPQEACGVLLGTAAAGGMLIDSYVPVSNVAPDPLHSFVPDPGEWVRILYNEPQIIGLFHSHPNSAPWPSEADLKGLPGLGPEFQAYLIGSPGSDGTIPELKGFHIVRQPDAEGIITRQLVEVPFMTC from the coding sequence ATGACAGCACACCATGGAGAAGTTCAGCCCATAAGACTGAGTGTCTCCGTACAGCACATGCTGGGGAAGCACTTGCTGACCAGTTATCCGCAGGAGGCCTGCGGAGTCCTGCTGGGGACTGCCGCAGCGGGCGGCATGCTTATCGACAGCTATGTGCCGGTCAGCAACGTAGCGCCAGACCCGCTGCATTCTTTTGTTCCTGATCCCGGGGAATGGGTGCGGATTCTGTACAATGAACCCCAGATAATCGGTCTGTTCCACTCCCATCCGAACTCGGCACCGTGGCCGTCTGAAGCGGACTTAAAGGGGCTTCCCGGCCTCGGCCCTGAGTTCCAGGCATACCTGATCGGCTCTCCCGGATCTGACGGCACCATTCCCGAACTGAAGGGATTTCATATTGTCCGGCAGCCTGATGCCGAAGGAATCATCACCCGCCAGCTCGTTGAGGTCCCCTTTATGACCTGCTAA
- a CDS encoding ferredoxin, translating to MAKYTWVEKDTCIACGACGATAPDIFDYDDEGLAEVIYENDGNRGVTVIPDDLFDDLQDSCDGCPTDSIKIADEPFNKEG from the coding sequence ATGGCTAAGTACACCTGGGTCGAAAAAGATACTTGCATCGCTTGTGGTGCTTGTGGAGCGACGGCCCCTGATATTTTTGATTATGATGACGAAGGTTTGGCGGAAGTTATTTACGAAAACGACGGCAACCGCGGTGTAACTGTGATTCCGGATGATCTGTTCGACGATCTGCAGGATTCCTGCGACGGATGTCCGACCGACTCCATCAAAATTGCTGACGAACCTTTTAACAAAGAAGGTTAA
- a CDS encoding GTP pyrophosphokinase family protein translates to MDGRDWGTFLLPYEQTVEELKVKFKTMRAELKKREEYTPIEFVTGRVKRLSSILEKAKRLNVKMEDLETGIEDIAGIRIMCQFVEDIRRVAEYIRARKDLEVLYEKDYITNYKESGYRSFHMIIKYPVQTALGQKIVLAEIQIRTLAMNFWATIEHSLNYKYRESLPDEMRIRLKTAAEAASILDSEMSSIREEILEAQKTFEENSNMTTQLLKAIHQLYFYHLVNEAIESQERFNAIWQTQDMDAMKELLDHVRELLSNAKKDSLPDGL, encoded by the coding sequence ATGGACGGCAGGGATTGGGGAACTTTTTTGCTTCCATATGAACAGACTGTGGAGGAACTCAAGGTTAAATTCAAAACGATGCGCGCGGAGCTCAAGAAAAGAGAGGAATACACGCCGATCGAGTTCGTAACCGGACGCGTGAAGCGGCTGTCCAGTATTCTGGAGAAGGCCAAGCGCTTAAACGTAAAGATGGAAGATCTCGAGACAGGCATTGAGGACATCGCCGGCATTCGCATCATGTGCCAGTTCGTGGAGGATATCCGCCGTGTCGCGGAATATATCCGGGCCCGCAAGGATCTGGAAGTCCTTTATGAGAAAGACTATATTACCAATTATAAGGAAAGCGGCTACCGCAGCTTCCATATGATCATTAAATACCCGGTTCAGACTGCTCTGGGCCAAAAAATTGTGCTGGCCGAAATTCAAATCCGCACGCTGGCGATGAATTTCTGGGCCACAATCGAGCATTCCCTGAACTATAAATACCGTGAAAGCCTGCCGGATGAAATGCGGATCCGGCTCAAAACCGCAGCGGAAGCCGCATCCATACTGGACAGCGAAATGTCCAGCATCCGCGAGGAAATTCTTGAGGCACAGAAGACGTTTGAGGAAAACTCCAACATGACGACCCAGCTGCTCAAGGCGATTCATCAGCTGTATTTCTACCATCTGGTGAACGAGGCGATTGAAAGCCAGGAGCGCTTTAATGCCATCTGGCAGACCCAGGATATGGATGCGATGAAGGAATTGCTGGACCATGTGCGTGAACTGCTCTCCAATGCGAAGAAGGATAGCCTGCCGGATGGTCTATGA
- a CDS encoding L,D-transpeptidase — translation MKNSQHLKAYVQMHPDNKMAWYLLGKEYVKNGQQGKANYCFNQAGEVYEAFERSKVPADMLKEYEEGLLLNARERHKSKLRKRRIAVALMLLMLAFLPAAVAPGSGSFPAGTASSAGSGPVIDAQVELAEEILPEPVITAQQGQVRFTAQGAGEPDSSQGLASLLQKSPAPSATAILGMQRSGKWLVWNKKLPLTATLIKNGGGQTVYQSYDPRVCQCQPPEAEGLAGRAAQWQEDQEELAVLWSAMRTYKERKGSLPQSLEALAAPFPGNWLGGTTPLMKEKFARLRTAAALAVTSSPQAAAEPYPEDSAAGGGVKEGSAQAGGAAEERPFFSGPLTIIVDKQKHRLAVTSGSIILRNYKVGLGGDKTPEGIFSISDKVVNPNGRDNGEFGSRGMQLSDSNYAIHGTDEPESIGRDESLGCIRMSRKDVEELFAMVPMGTKVQITKGVLPEELLVPAERYPSGAPQNQTNPHKVYHWLN, via the coding sequence ATGAAAAATTCGCAGCATCTTAAGGCGTATGTTCAAATGCATCCTGATAACAAAATGGCTTGGTACCTGCTGGGCAAGGAATATGTTAAGAACGGCCAGCAGGGCAAAGCCAACTACTGCTTCAACCAGGCCGGGGAAGTGTATGAAGCTTTTGAACGCAGTAAAGTACCGGCGGACATGCTGAAGGAATATGAGGAAGGTCTGCTGCTGAACGCCCGGGAGCGGCATAAATCCAAGCTGAGAAAACGCCGCATAGCGGTTGCGCTGATGCTGCTCATGCTGGCATTCCTGCCGGCAGCGGTAGCACCGGGTTCAGGTTCTTTTCCGGCAGGGACAGCCAGCAGCGCAGGATCCGGGCCGGTAATTGATGCGCAGGTGGAACTTGCCGAAGAGATACTGCCGGAGCCGGTGATTACCGCCCAGCAGGGCCAGGTTAGGTTTACAGCACAAGGAGCTGGTGAACCAGACTCCAGCCAAGGGCTTGCCAGCCTGCTGCAAAAGTCCCCGGCCCCTTCGGCAACGGCTATCCTGGGCATGCAGCGTTCCGGGAAATGGCTGGTGTGGAACAAGAAGCTTCCACTGACAGCGACTCTCATCAAAAACGGCGGCGGCCAGACCGTATACCAGTCGTATGACCCTCGTGTGTGCCAGTGTCAGCCTCCGGAAGCTGAAGGATTGGCCGGGCGGGCTGCGCAGTGGCAGGAAGACCAGGAGGAGCTGGCAGTATTATGGAGTGCGATGCGTACTTATAAGGAACGCAAAGGCAGCCTGCCGCAGTCGCTGGAGGCATTGGCAGCCCCGTTTCCGGGAAATTGGTTAGGCGGAACAACGCCGCTGATGAAGGAGAAGTTCGCCCGGCTGCGTACAGCAGCCGCTTTGGCGGTGACTTCTTCCCCGCAGGCCGCAGCTGAGCCTTACCCGGAAGATAGTGCGGCAGGCGGAGGTGTTAAAGAAGGATCGGCACAAGCAGGCGGCGCAGCGGAAGAACGGCCTTTTTTCTCCGGACCGCTGACCATAATTGTTGATAAACAAAAACACCGCCTGGCAGTAACCAGCGGCTCGATCATTCTGCGTAACTATAAAGTCGGCTTGGGCGGAGACAAGACGCCTGAAGGGATCTTCAGCATTTCAGACAAGGTGGTAAATCCGAACGGGCGTGACAACGGGGAGTTTGGCAGCCGGGGAATGCAATTATCAGACAGCAATTACGCCATTCACGGGACGGATGAACCGGAGAGCATCGGCAGGGATGAATCGCTTGGCTGCATCCGGATGAGCCGCAAGGATGTGGAGGAGCTGTTCGCAATGGTGCCGATGGGTACGAAAGTACAGATTACCAAAGGGGTTTTGCCTGAGGAGCTGCTGGTTCCGGCGGAACGTTATCCTTCCGGCGCACCTCAAAATCAGACCAACCCCCATAAAGTGTACCACTGGCTGAATTAA
- a CDS encoding DNA polymerase IV, producing the protein MHNVDQYYPASGRVILHVDMNAFYCSVHEAEDPEQYKGKATAVAGSVELRRGIIVTCSYAARRMGISTGMQVQKALRICPSLVVIQPNFHLYRKYSNAFMQIAYSYTPLLEAVSIDECYLDITGSRQFGTPLDIAGDIQRRIREELGLPCSIGIAPNKLLAKMASDLKKPNGISVLRLRDVPDVLWDKPCNEMFGIGGKTAEKLRKLGIYSIGQLAAADEKMLIDHFGVMGAWLKRAGNGIDYGTVNPEREQSKSIGHTTTLPKDVVGLAEARPILLNLSDQVARRLRKQGLVASGVQLTIRTPDMKTITRSRQLDVPTENAEDIYKAACEQFSRHWAGDKPVRLLGVTLHGLAPKEESAIQLDLFDYEQQPKKESLTKAMDMLRNKFGENAVVTAGMLSDSHSARLRNHKERGTSLQKDNLQINRHDED; encoded by the coding sequence GTGCACAATGTGGATCAGTATTACCCGGCGAGCGGAAGGGTTATTCTGCATGTGGATATGAATGCTTTTTACTGCTCGGTGCATGAAGCGGAGGATCCTGAACAATATAAAGGGAAGGCGACGGCCGTGGCCGGAAGTGTGGAGCTCAGGCGCGGCATTATCGTAACCTGTTCCTATGCTGCCCGGAGGATGGGGATTTCCACAGGGATGCAGGTGCAGAAAGCGCTGCGGATCTGTCCCTCTCTGGTTGTCATTCAGCCGAATTTTCATTTGTACCGCAAGTATTCGAATGCGTTCATGCAGATTGCCTACAGTTATACGCCGCTGCTCGAAGCTGTCTCAATAGATGAATGTTACCTGGATATCACCGGATCACGGCAATTCGGAACCCCTCTGGATATTGCCGGAGACATTCAGCGGCGGATCAGGGAGGAGCTTGGACTGCCTTGTTCCATAGGGATTGCCCCCAATAAGCTGCTGGCCAAGATGGCTTCCGATCTGAAGAAGCCTAACGGTATCTCCGTGCTGCGTCTCCGTGATGTACCTGATGTGCTGTGGGATAAGCCGTGCAATGAAATGTTCGGTATTGGCGGCAAAACAGCTGAAAAGCTGCGGAAGCTGGGTATATACAGCATAGGTCAGCTGGCGGCTGCAGATGAAAAAATGCTTATTGACCATTTTGGAGTTATGGGAGCCTGGCTGAAACGGGCGGGAAACGGGATTGATTACGGGACCGTAAATCCTGAACGGGAGCAAAGCAAGTCGATCGGGCATACGACGACCCTGCCCAAGGATGTTGTAGGTCTAGCCGAAGCCAGGCCTATTCTGCTGAATCTCAGCGACCAGGTTGCGCGGCGTCTGCGGAAGCAGGGGCTGGTAGCCTCAGGTGTGCAGCTTACGATCCGGACGCCGGATATGAAGACGATTACCCGCTCCCGGCAGCTCGATGTACCGACAGAGAATGCCGAGGATATTTACAAGGCGGCATGTGAGCAGTTTTCCCGGCACTGGGCCGGCGATAAGCCTGTAAGACTGCTGGGAGTGACCCTGCATGGACTTGCCCCGAAGGAAGAATCGGCGATTCAGCTCGACCTGTTCGATTATGAACAGCAGCCGAAGAAGGAATCGCTGACCAAAGCTATGGACATGCTGCGCAACAAATTCGGTGAGAACGCGGTCGTTACAGCCGGAATGCTCAGTGACAGCCACTCGGCCCGCCTGCGCAACCATAAAGAGCGGGGCACCTCTCTGCAAAAGGATAATCTTCAAATTAACCGGCATGATGAGGACTAA
- the cimA gene encoding citramalate synthase gives MSKSISIFDTTLRDGTQGEGISLSADDKLKIARKLDDLGVHYIEGGIPGSNNKDIEFFKRVKELHLNAKITAFGSTRRKNSAAEHDDNLQRMIDAGVPAATLVGKSWDFHVHTALQTTLEENLAMIGDSIAFLKRKGLEVIFDSEHFFDGYKNNPEYALAVLSKAREAGADWLVMCDTNGGTLPHEVQQIVGNVFTHLPGASLGIHTHNDCELAVANSLSAVGAGVRQIQGTINGYGERCGNANLCSIIPTLQLKMGYHCIPGDSLPQLTNTARFVSEVANVNMPVNQPYVGTAAFAHKGGIHVSAILRDSRTYEHIEPELVGNKQRVLVSELAGQSNVLSKAQDMGLSLDPSSEQARKVIDKIKNLEHQGYQFEGADASLELLLREATGEMNELFTFESFKMLVEKTAGRPVVSEAFVKLKVGGENLYTAAEGNGPVNALDNALRKALQTYFPQLDEMHLSDYKVRVLDEQDQTAAKVRVLIESKDYHDTWSTVGVSGNVIEASWEALVDSMRYALLGQISLENDKKTSNEPRGVVNH, from the coding sequence ATGTCCAAGTCCATCTCCATCTTCGATACGACACTGCGCGACGGCACCCAAGGCGAAGGAATCAGTCTGTCGGCAGATGACAAGCTGAAGATTGCCAGAAAACTCGATGATCTGGGTGTTCACTACATTGAAGGTGGTATCCCGGGAAGCAACAACAAGGATATTGAATTTTTCAAAAGAGTCAAGGAGCTGCATCTGAATGCCAAAATCACGGCTTTCGGCAGTACGCGGCGTAAAAACTCGGCAGCAGAACATGACGACAACCTGCAGAGAATGATCGATGCCGGCGTTCCTGCAGCAACGCTTGTCGGAAAGTCGTGGGACTTTCATGTGCACACGGCCCTGCAGACTACTCTGGAAGAAAATCTGGCCATGATCGGCGACTCTATCGCATTTCTCAAACGCAAGGGGCTTGAAGTGATTTTCGACTCCGAGCATTTCTTTGACGGCTACAAGAACAATCCGGAGTATGCCCTGGCCGTGCTCTCCAAAGCCCGTGAAGCCGGTGCGGACTGGCTCGTAATGTGTGATACGAACGGCGGAACACTGCCGCATGAAGTTCAGCAGATTGTGGGTAATGTATTCACCCATCTGCCCGGCGCTTCCCTGGGGATTCACACGCATAATGACTGCGAGCTTGCAGTCGCCAACAGCCTTAGCGCAGTTGGCGCAGGTGTCCGCCAGATTCAGGGCACGATTAACGGGTATGGGGAACGCTGCGGCAATGCCAACCTGTGCTCCATTATCCCTACCCTGCAGCTGAAGATGGGCTACCATTGTATTCCGGGGGATAGTCTTCCCCAGTTGACCAACACCGCCCGTTTTGTCAGTGAGGTGGCAAATGTCAATATGCCTGTGAATCAGCCTTATGTCGGCACAGCCGCATTCGCCCATAAGGGGGGAATTCATGTCTCGGCTATTCTGCGCGATTCACGCACTTATGAGCACATTGAGCCTGAGCTTGTCGGCAATAAGCAGCGGGTGCTTGTCTCTGAGCTGGCAGGACAGAGCAATGTCCTGTCCAAAGCCCAGGATATGGGACTCAGTCTTGACCCAAGCAGCGAACAGGCCCGTAAGGTTATTGACAAGATCAAAAACCTGGAGCATCAGGGCTACCAGTTCGAAGGCGCCGATGCCTCCCTGGAGCTGCTGCTCAGAGAAGCAACAGGCGAAATGAACGAATTGTTTACCTTCGAATCCTTCAAGATGCTCGTGGAAAAAACAGCCGGCCGCCCGGTAGTCTCTGAAGCCTTCGTCAAACTGAAGGTCGGCGGCGAAAATCTTTACACTGCAGCAGAAGGCAACGGTCCGGTAAATGCACTGGATAATGCGCTGCGGAAGGCACTGCAGACTTATTTCCCGCAGCTTGATGAGATGCATCTCTCCGACTATAAAGTGCGGGTGCTTGACGAGCAGGATCAGACAGCCGCCAAAGTAAGGGTCCTGATTGAATCCAAGGATTATCACGATACCTGGAGTACGGTTGGCGTGTCAGGCAACGTCATTGAAGCCAGCTGGGAAGCACTGGTGGACAGTATGCGTTACGCCCTGCTGGGGCAGATCTCTCTGGAGAACGATAAAAAAACCAGCAATGAGCCCCGCGGAGTAGTTAACCATTAA
- a CDS encoding quinone-dependent dihydroorotate dehydrogenase produces MLYRHFGKPIFFKMDPEKAHHLVIGGLNKAAWVPGGSAGMRLMYGVPETADMAVDLFGLHFPTPVGLAAGLDKNAEAVGGFSSIGFGFMEVGTVTPKSQPGNDSPRLFRLLPDEALINRMGFNNEGADAMAERLKGLKKRRIPVAVNIGRNKVTPNESAHEDYRQCIRTLYPYGDFFVVNISSPNTPDLRSLQHGSELAHLLAEVKEEMELQRKKSGTAKSLLVKIAPDVSDSELEYMVHTLSEAGVDGVIATNTTLSREGLKSEKAGETGGLSGKPLRDRSTEIIRSIYRQTGGRLPIIGSGGIFTSQDAYDKIRAGASLVEIYTALIYEGPEVNRRLHAGLRQLLRRDGFRHISEAVGADHH; encoded by the coding sequence GTGCTGTATCGACATTTTGGTAAACCGATTTTTTTTAAAATGGATCCGGAGAAGGCCCATCATCTCGTCATAGGCGGACTGAACAAGGCTGCATGGGTCCCGGGAGGCAGTGCGGGCATGCGTCTGATGTACGGCGTTCCCGAAACAGCCGATATGGCGGTGGACCTGTTCGGACTGCATTTTCCGACACCGGTCGGCCTGGCGGCAGGACTGGATAAGAATGCAGAAGCGGTAGGCGGCTTCTCTTCAATAGGCTTTGGTTTTATGGAGGTTGGAACGGTAACCCCCAAGAGCCAGCCGGGCAATGACAGCCCGCGGTTATTCCGTCTGCTTCCTGACGAAGCGCTGATCAACCGGATGGGCTTCAATAATGAAGGAGCCGATGCGATGGCGGAGCGCCTGAAGGGCCTGAAGAAGCGGAGGATTCCGGTGGCGGTCAATATCGGGCGCAATAAAGTGACTCCGAACGAATCCGCGCATGAGGATTACCGCCAGTGTATCCGTACGCTATATCCGTACGGTGATTTTTTTGTGGTCAATATCAGCTCGCCGAACACTCCGGATTTGCGCAGCCTCCAGCATGGCAGTGAGCTGGCCCATCTGCTGGCTGAGGTGAAGGAGGAGATGGAGCTGCAGCGGAAGAAGAGCGGCACCGCCAAAAGCCTGCTGGTAAAGATTGCACCAGACGTCAGCGACTCCGAGCTGGAATATATGGTACATACACTCTCGGAAGCCGGTGTGGACGGCGTGATCGCCACGAATACTACGCTCAGCCGTGAAGGTCTGAAAAGCGAAAAAGCCGGCGAAACCGGAGGACTCAGCGGCAAGCCGCTGCGTGACCGTTCGACGGAGATTATCCGCAGTATTTACCGCCAGACCGGCGGCAGGCTGCCGATTATCGGATCCGGCGGTATTTTCACCAGCCAGGATGCATATGACAAAATTCGGGCAGGCGCAAGCCTGGTTGAAATCTATACAGCACTCATCTATGAAGGACCGGAGGTTAATCGCAGACTGCATGCCGGATTGCGGCAGCTGCTGCGGCGTGACGGCTTCCGGCATATTTCTGAAGCGGTGGGCGCTGATCATCACTGA
- a CDS encoding DUF309 domain-containing protein has translation MVYEPLYLAYLVYFNRDRDYFECHEVLEELWLEKERDPLYKALLQVAVGLYHFRNGNIRGGRIMLHRSHEVLQKYPAVTLGIELARLVEETGEYARKLDNYNEQPFPYYDLTIEIADPGLQEAVDAAAARITPNVPQRRGPQRPASASRRN, from the coding sequence ATGGTCTATGAACCGCTGTATTTGGCTTACCTCGTCTACTTCAACAGGGACAGGGATTACTTCGAATGCCATGAGGTGCTTGAAGAGCTGTGGCTGGAGAAGGAGCGGGACCCGCTATATAAAGCACTTCTACAAGTGGCGGTAGGCCTGTACCATTTCCGTAACGGCAATATCCGCGGAGGCAGGATTATGCTTCACCGTTCCCATGAGGTGCTGCAGAAATACCCTGCCGTAACGCTGGGGATTGAACTCGCAAGGCTGGTGGAGGAAACCGGGGAATACGCGCGGAAGCTGGATAACTATAATGAACAGCCGTTCCCGTATTATGATCTCACAATAGAGATTGCTGATCCCGGACTGCAGGAAGCAGTGGACGCTGCCGCCGCCAGGATTACGCCCAATGTACCGCAGAGGCGGGGACCGCAAAGGCCGGCTTCGGCTTCCCGCCGCAATTAA
- a CDS encoding RsmB/NOP family class I SAM-dependent RNA methyltransferase yields MAAQLPGSFTERMKALLGPEYEQFAATYQETPYGGIRANTLKISAEELLEKSPFNLAPIPWCPTGFYTEHGARPGKHPFYHAGLYYIQEPSAMAPVELLGVQPGDRVLDLCAAPGGKSTQIAAKLQGEGLLVSNDLHPDRTKALAKNLELYGVRNGIVLNENPGRIAEAFPGFFDRILIDAPCSGEGMFRKDEDMVRQWEPGTPDKYAAMQREILVSAAAALKPGGTLVYSTCTFAAEENEGTIGWFLAAHPQFTLVPVGGTGSFAPGLGELPETARLWPHKVKGEGHFMAVLRHEGTLPSAEEAGPQQDTPLHISGRNKAGKAAPSAKAALREGARGGKGGRTAGKSNGASGRQQQGTGEEALLAAYREFADEQLGWQPPGYPVWFGEHLYISPLPKVALDGLKTIRPGWYVGHARSGRFIPGHPLATALHPQESSRSLTLSSSSGEAVSYLKGETLSIPAERLAVRPGSALKGYVLVCIDGYSAGWGKWQDGMLKNEYPAGWRWT; encoded by the coding sequence ATGGCGGCACAACTGCCCGGCTCTTTCACCGAGCGGATGAAGGCACTGCTGGGACCGGAATATGAGCAATTTGCAGCTACTTATCAAGAGACACCCTACGGAGGTATCCGTGCGAATACACTGAAAATTTCAGCAGAGGAACTGCTGGAGAAGTCCCCGTTTAATTTGGCACCGATTCCCTGGTGTCCTACCGGATTCTATACGGAACACGGGGCGAGACCCGGCAAGCATCCTTTCTACCATGCCGGCCTGTACTATATTCAGGAACCGAGCGCAATGGCTCCAGTGGAACTGCTTGGGGTCCAGCCCGGTGACCGCGTATTGGATCTGTGTGCGGCCCCCGGCGGCAAATCCACACAGATTGCCGCCAAGCTGCAGGGGGAAGGACTGCTTGTCAGCAATGATCTTCATCCGGACCGGACCAAGGCGCTGGCCAAAAATCTGGAGCTGTACGGAGTGCGCAACGGTATTGTGCTCAATGAAAATCCCGGGCGCATTGCCGAGGCTTTTCCCGGCTTCTTTGACCGGATTCTGATTGATGCCCCTTGCTCCGGAGAAGGAATGTTCCGTAAGGATGAGGATATGGTCAGACAATGGGAGCCTGGGACACCGGACAAATATGCAGCTATGCAGCGGGAGATTCTGGTATCTGCAGCAGCAGCGCTGAAGCCGGGAGGAACACTGGTCTATTCAACATGCACCTTTGCTGCCGAGGAGAATGAGGGGACAATCGGCTGGTTTCTTGCTGCTCATCCGCAGTTTACCCTGGTTCCGGTAGGCGGAACAGGCTCCTTCGCTCCCGGCCTCGGTGAACTGCCGGAAACAGCCCGGCTGTGGCCGCATAAGGTCAAGGGGGAAGGACATTTCATGGCCGTACTGCGCCATGAGGGGACGCTGCCTTCTGCAGAAGAGGCAGGACCACAGCAGGATACACCTCTGCACATCTCCGGCCGGAACAAAGCCGGCAAAGCTGCGCCCTCCGCCAAGGCGGCACTGCGGGAAGGGGCGCGCGGAGGCAAGGGCGGGCGGACTGCCGGCAAATCAAACGGAGCGTCCGGCCGCCAGCAGCAAGGCACAGGAGAAGAAGCCCTGCTGGCTGCTTACAGGGAGTTTGCCGATGAACAGCTTGGCTGGCAGCCGCCGGGTTATCCGGTATGGTTCGGTGAACATTTATACATCTCGCCGCTGCCGAAGGTAGCGCTGGATGGTCTGAAGACAATCCGCCCGGGCTGGTATGTAGGGCATGCCCGCAGCGGCAGATTTATACCGGGGCATCCGCTTGCCACAGCGCTGCATCCGCAGGAGAGCAGCCGCAGCCTTACGCTGTCAAGCAGCAGCGGGGAAGCTGTCTCCTATCTCAAAGGCGAAACCTTGTCCATTCCTGCTGAACGTCTGGCTGTAAGGCCGGGCAGTGCCTTGAAGGGCTATGTGCTGGTCTGCATTGACGGCTACAGCGCAGGCTGGGGCAAATGGCAGGACGGTATGCTGAAAAATGAATATCCCGCAGGCTGGAGGTGGACATAG
- a CDS encoding TlpA disulfide reductase family protein: MRARNKRNLTVVAVILFLAVLAIERQMRPEPEAVAVLQQQTAQAASGAGAGLMAPSFTLQGNSGTAYEVGGPREKALMLNFWASWCDPCKQEAPELNRMALKYKDVLDVYGINVTSQDYKPNAERFIKKYMLAFPVMFDVKGEVFDKYNGAVFPTNVLIDKNGVVSEVILGVLTPEELEQKIITLTGS, from the coding sequence ATGAGAGCCCGTAATAAAAGAAATCTGACAGTTGTAGCTGTGATTCTTTTCCTGGCCGTGCTTGCCATAGAACGTCAAATGAGACCTGAGCCGGAGGCGGTTGCTGTACTGCAGCAGCAGACAGCACAGGCTGCAAGCGGTGCCGGTGCCGGCCTGATGGCTCCATCCTTTACTCTCCAGGGGAATTCCGGTACTGCATATGAAGTTGGAGGGCCCAGGGAGAAGGCGCTGATGCTTAATTTCTGGGCTTCCTGGTGTGATCCCTGCAAGCAGGAAGCGCCGGAGCTCAACAGAATGGCGCTCAAATACAAGGATGTGCTCGATGTATACGGGATCAATGTGACGAGTCAGGATTATAAGCCGAATGCCGAGCGCTTTATCAAGAAGTACATGCTGGCATTTCCCGTGATGTTCGATGTCAAAGGTGAGGTCTTCGATAAGTATAATGGGGCTGTATTCCCCACTAATGTGCTGATTGACAAAAACGGAGTGGTCTCCGAGGTTATTCTCGGCGTACTTACTCCGGAAGAGCTGGAGCAGAAAATTATCACGCTTACCGGTTCATAA
- a CDS encoding exonuclease domain-containing protein, whose protein sequence is MKEPNKGGGFWNNLRQGGMPSAIASMRGGESAQQTAQQMAFIRSLMREKRRPEVLHTPLSELETVIFDLETTGFSHQHGDEILSFGAIRVVGEEIKEDECFYTLVNCQTAIPEDITLLTGISGDMTAAAPSLMECLHSFMTFVGHRVLVAHGSSHDKAFLNAALWKTSKVQLTHRVLDTMMLARWLEPHRSNYTLDELLAVHEIPIQGRHHALEDARMTARLWVSYLRDISRRRQVETLGDLYAYLSRS, encoded by the coding sequence ATGAAGGAGCCGAACAAAGGCGGAGGATTCTGGAATAACCTGAGACAAGGCGGCATGCCATCCGCCATTGCATCCATGAGAGGCGGGGAGTCCGCCCAGCAAACTGCGCAGCAAATGGCCTTTATCCGTTCTCTGATGCGAGAAAAGCGGCGTCCTGAAGTACTGCATACTCCGCTGTCCGAACTGGAGACGGTCATATTCGATTTGGAGACGACAGGCTTTTCCCATCAGCATGGAGATGAAATTTTGTCCTTTGGGGCAATTCGTGTGGTCGGCGAAGAAATTAAGGAAGATGAATGCTTTTACACACTGGTTAATTGCCAGACGGCCATTCCGGAGGATATTACATTGCTTACCGGAATATCAGGGGATATGACAGCAGCTGCTCCTTCCCTGATGGAATGCCTTCACAGCTTTATGACCTTTGTGGGACACAGGGTGCTGGTGGCACACGGGAGCTCTCATGACAAAGCTTTTCTGAATGCGGCATTGTGGAAGACCTCCAAGGTCCAGCTGACCCACAGGGTGCTTGATACAATGATGCTGGCCCGGTGGCTGGAGCCGCACCGGAGCAACTATACGCTGGATGAGCTGCTGGCGGTGCATGAAATTCCTATCCAGGGCAGGCATCACGCGCTGGAGGATGCCAGGATGACAGCGCGTCTGTGGGTCTCCTACCTCCGCGATATTTCCCGGAGACGGCAGGTAGAGACGTTAGGCGATCTGTATGCTTACCTTAGCAGGTCATAA